Proteins encoded in a region of the Trichosurus vulpecula isolate mTriVul1 chromosome 9, mTriVul1.pri, whole genome shotgun sequence genome:
- the LOC118830510 gene encoding GTP-binding protein Di-Ras2-like, protein MALNPDKPQSSVRLVFFGAAGVGKTALIQRFLADTFESQHKRTVEELHCLEYELDAQRVRVEIMDTSGSYSFPAMRQLGIRRGDAFALVYSLQDPESFQEVRRLRAEILETKGEAPSPPPIVVVGNKSDLAPSGSFPDAVMAAVELEWGGIYLEASAKRGENVLSLFQELLQLVHLPSRLSRLSPVLRHRRLTFPGGAPDGAVGTVSTSRSAMRKRHSCAVS, encoded by the coding sequence ATGGCCCTGAACCCAGACAAGCCCCAGTCCAGCGTGCGCCTGGTTTTCTTTGGCGCGGCTGGCGTGGGCAAGACTGCGCTGATCCAGCGCTTCCTGGCGGACACGTTTGAGTCTCAGCACAAGCGCACGGTGGAGGAACTGCACTGTCTCGAGTATGAGCTGGACGCGCAGCGGGTGCGCGTGGAGATCATGGACACGAGCGGCAGCTATTCCTTCCCGGCCATGAGGCAGCTGGGGATCCGCCGCGGGGACGCCTTCGCCCTCGTCTACTCGCTGCAGGATCCTGAGTCCTTCCAGGAGGTGCGGCGGCTGCGCGCCGAGATCCTGGAGACCAAGGGCGAGGCGCCCAGCCCGCCGCCCATCGTGGTAGTGGGCAACAAAAGCGACCTGGCGCCCAGCGGAAGCTTCCCCGACGCTGTGATGGCCGCCGTGGAGCTCGAGTGGGGCGGCATCTACCTCGAGGCGTCCGCCAAGCGCGGAGAGAATGTGCTGAGCCTCTTCCAGGAGCTCCTGCAGCTCGTGCACCTGCCCAGCCGCCTCAGCCGCCTTAGCCCGGTGCTGCGCCATCGCCGACTGACTTTCCCTGGAGGAGCGCCAGATGGGGCGGTGGGGACCGTTTCCACGTCTCGATCAGCGATGCGCAAGCGCCACAGTTGTGCAGTGTCTTAG
- the PLK1 gene encoding serine/threonine-protein kinase PLK1, protein MSSAPAKLPLRQPGVGSSEPRGKPAAVCGSGAGAGAGGGTATAPPAASPEIPEVLVDPRSRRRYLRGRFLGKGGFAKCFELSDLESKEVFAGKIVPKSLLLKPHQKEKMSMEINIHKSLVHQHVVGFHGFFEDSDFVFVVLELCRRRSLLELHKRRKAVTEPEARYYLRQIVLGCQYLHENKVIHRDLKLGNLFLNDDMEVKIGDFGLATRVEYDGERKRTLCGTPNYIAPEVLSKKGHSFEVDVWSIGCIMYTLLVGKPPFETSCLKETYIRIKKNEYSIPKHINPVAASLIQKMLRSDPASRPTINELLNDEFFSSGYIPPRLPTTCLTIPPRFSIAPNSVESGGRKPLTAVNKGMDNPAPEQPPEKEEAIVQDPNGPADCYLSDMLQQLLSVNAAKPSDRRLVRQEEAEDPACIPIFWVSKWVDYSDKYGLGYQLCDNSVGVLFNDSTRLILYNDGDSLQYIEQNGSESYLTVRSYPSSLTKKITLLKYFRNYMSEHLLKAGANITPREGDELARLPYLRTWFRTRSAIVLHLSNGTVQINFFQDHTKLILCPLMAAVTYIDEKRDFRTYKLSLLEEHGCCKELASRLRYARTMVDKLLSSRSATARLKSST, encoded by the exons ATGAGCTCGGCGCCCGCGAAGCTGCCCCTGCGGCAGCCCGGCGTGGGTTCCTCGGAGCCCCGGGGCAAGCCCGCCGCCGTCTGCGGGTCCGGAGCCGGAGCAGGAGCGGGCGGCGGGACAGCGACCGCCCCTCCCGCGGCCTCGCCGGAGATCCCCGAGGTGCTGGTGGACCCGCGCAGCCGGCGGCGCTATCTGCGGGGCCGTTTCCTGGGCAAGGGCGGCTTCGCCAAGTGCTTCGAGCTCTCGGACCTGGAGAGCAAAGAGGTGTTTGCGGGCAAGATCGTGCCCAAGTCGCTGCTGCTGAAGCCGCACCAGAAGGAGAAGATGTCCATGGAGATCAACATCCACAAGAGCCTGGTCCACCAGCACGTCGTCGGCTTCCACGGCTTCTTCGAGGACAGCGACTTCGTGTTCGTGGTGCTGGAGCTGTGCCGCCGGCGG TCCCTCCTGGAGCTccataaaagaaggaaagcagtgACTGAGCCCGAGGCCAGGTATTACCTTCGCCAGATTGTCCTGGGCTGTCAATATCTCCATGAAAACAAAGTTATTCATAGAGACCTCAAGTTGGGTAACCTCTTCCTCAATGACGACATGGAGGTGAAGATAG GTGACTTTGGATTAGCAACCAGAGTGGAATATGACGGTGAGCGGAAGAGGACTCTCTGTGGAACACCCAACTACATAGCCCCCGAGGTGCTAAGTAAGAAGGGCCACAGCTTCGAGGTGGATGTCTGGTCCATTGGGTGTATCAT GTATACTTTATTGGTAGGCAAACCCCCCTTTGAAACCTCATGCTTAAAGGAGACCTACATCAGgatcaagaaaaatgaatatagCATTCCCAAG CACATCAACCCTGTGGCTGCCTCCCTTATCCAGAAGATGCTGCGCTCCGACCCTGCCTCCCGACCCACCATTAATGAGCTTCTCAATGACGAGTTCTTTTCTTCGGGATACATCCCTCCCCGGCTTCCCACTACTTGTCTCACAATCCCACCAAGGTTCTCCATTGCACCCAACAGTGTGGAATCCGGAGGCCGCAAGCCTCTCACAGCTGTTAATAAAG GAATGGATAACCCTGCCCCTGAGCAGCCCCCTGAAAAAGAAGAAGCGATAGTTCAGGACCCAAATGGTCCCGCTGACTGCTACCTCTCTGACATGCTACAACAACTGCTTAGTGTCAATGCAGCAAAGCCTTCTGATCGGAGATTGGTGAGGCAAG AGGAGGCAGAGGACCCTGCCTGCATTCCCATTTTCTGGGTCAGCAAATGGGTGGACTATTCAGACAAGTATGGCCTTG GATACCAGCTCTGTGATAACAGCGTGGGTGTGCTGTTCAATGACTCCACTCGGCTCATTCTATATAATGATGGGGATAGTTTGCAATACATCGAGCAAAATGGCTCAGAATCCTACCTCACTGTACGTTCCTATCCTTCCTCGCTGACCAAAAAG ATTACTCTTCTCAAGTATTTCCGCAATTACATGAGTGAACACTTGCTGAAGGCCGGTGCTAACATCACCCCAAGAGAAGGTGATGAGCTGGCTCGCCTTCCCTACTTGCGAACCTGGTTCCGCACACGCAGTGCCATTGTCCTACACCTCAGCAATGGCACTGTACAAATCAACTTTTTCCAG GACCATACGAAGCTGATACTCTGTCCATTGATGGCAGCTGTGACTTACATTGATGAGAAGCGGGACTTCCGAACATACAAGCTTAGCCTTCTGGAAGAGCATGGGTGCTGTAAGGAGCTGGCTAGCCGCCTGCGCTATGCACGCACCATGGTGGACAAATTGCTTAGTTCCAGGTCAGCCACAGCCCGCCTTAAGTCCTCCACGTAG